Proteins encoded within one genomic window of Halogeometricum sp. S1BR25-6:
- the rhcD gene encoding L-rhamnonate dehydratase (part of the rhamnose catabolism pathway), with translation MEITDVSATKVSNESWGEFIEFPLVTIMSKYDEYRNVDGENPQARRKWMGPVGDVVVEIETDADITGIGVGNWGTGAIATVVEETLSKIVHGEDPMRREHLWEQMYRATLPFGRKGVAVMAISAVDQALWDIAGKEAGKPVYELLGGPTKTDIPAYASNLHPVDMETLEREAIEYAEAGFDTMKLRFLHGPEDGRAGMQKNEEIVSTVRDAVGDDIDIAGDAYMGWSVKYAKKMTQRLSKYDMAWVEEPVIADDIRGYAEVREAAPMPISGGEHEFTRWGHEDLLEREAVDILQPDVGRVGGITELQKVADMAEVHDVPVIPHAGTNPTLHAIAGHTNMPMAEYFPTPEWFQEQQEEKESTYADAIFQNPPSPEGGSIPLPDEPGLSTQLNHEALEHFAVE, from the coding sequence ATGGAGATAACAGACGTTTCAGCGACGAAAGTCAGCAACGAGTCGTGGGGCGAGTTCATCGAGTTCCCCCTCGTCACCATCATGTCGAAGTACGACGAGTACCGCAACGTCGACGGCGAGAACCCGCAGGCCCGCCGGAAGTGGATGGGTCCGGTGGGAGACGTCGTCGTCGAAATCGAGACCGACGCGGACATCACCGGCATCGGCGTCGGGAACTGGGGCACCGGCGCCATCGCCACCGTCGTCGAGGAGACGCTCTCGAAGATCGTCCACGGCGAGGACCCGATGCGGCGCGAACACCTCTGGGAGCAGATGTACCGCGCGACGCTACCCTTCGGGCGGAAAGGCGTCGCCGTCATGGCCATCAGCGCCGTTGACCAGGCGCTGTGGGACATCGCCGGGAAGGAGGCCGGCAAGCCCGTCTACGAACTGCTCGGCGGCCCGACGAAGACGGACATCCCCGCCTACGCGTCGAACCTCCACCCCGTCGACATGGAGACGCTGGAGCGCGAAGCCATCGAGTACGCCGAAGCGGGCTTCGACACGATGAAACTGCGTTTCCTCCACGGACCCGAGGACGGCCGCGCCGGCATGCAGAAAAACGAGGAGATAGTCAGCACCGTCCGGGACGCCGTCGGGGACGACATCGACATCGCGGGCGACGCGTATATGGGCTGGTCGGTCAAGTACGCCAAGAAGATGACCCAGCGCCTCTCGAAGTACGACATGGCGTGGGTCGAAGAGCCGGTTATCGCCGACGACATCAGGGGCTACGCCGAGGTCCGAGAGGCCGCCCCGATGCCCATCTCCGGCGGCGAGCACGAGTTCACGCGCTGGGGGCACGAGGACCTGCTCGAACGGGAGGCCGTGGACATCCTCCAACCCGACGTCGGTCGCGTCGGCGGAATCACGGAGCTTCAGAAGGTCGCGGACATGGCGGAGGTCCACGACGTGCCGGTGATTCCCCACGCCGGGACGAATCCGACGCTGCACGCCATCGCGGGGCACACGAACATGCCGATGGCGGAGTATTTCCCGACGCCCGAGTGGTTCCAAGAGCAGCAGGAGGAAAAGGAGTCGACGTACGCCGACGCCATCTTCCAGAACCCGCCCTCTCCCGAGGGCGGTTCGATTCCGCTGCCCGACGAACCCGGTCTCAGCACGCAGTTGAACCACGAGGCGCTCGAACACTTCGCCGTGGAGTGA
- a CDS encoding TIGR03560 family F420-dependent LLM class oxidoreductase — MSGDIKFEYNVPVFAGAPESGTDPVHRDTPRYESLDWETTKMGVETAEELGFDAVWAPDHLMLGRDSAEYEVWTLLSAIAGFTEDVNVGSLVLCNDYRNPALLAKMAATLDVISGGRLELGLGAGWHEPEYDAYGWEYRGGFERLMRLDESIRLMKRMWEAGGEGASFDGDHYQIENAPCAPPPVQDPHPPILVGGQGEEVTLKLVAKHADVWNTDVFNGDVDTLEHKIGVIEGHCETVGRDPDDIEYSWDGHVICTRDEETRDELLDLMLPIQFEEEYQDQAPIETIEDAREYFVVGTPEECAEAIQRRIDVGVTKFQGWFLDFPATDGMELFADEVIPEFR, encoded by the coding sequence ATGAGCGGAGACATCAAATTCGAGTACAACGTCCCCGTCTTCGCCGGCGCGCCCGAGTCGGGCACCGACCCGGTCCACCGCGACACGCCCCGGTACGAGTCGCTCGACTGGGAGACGACCAAGATGGGCGTCGAGACGGCCGAAGAGCTAGGATTCGACGCCGTGTGGGCGCCCGACCACCTCATGCTCGGCCGCGACAGCGCCGAGTACGAGGTGTGGACGCTCCTCTCGGCCATCGCGGGCTTCACCGAGGACGTGAACGTCGGGTCGCTCGTGCTCTGCAACGACTACCGAAATCCCGCCCTCCTCGCCAAGATGGCGGCGACGCTGGACGTGATTTCGGGCGGCAGACTCGAACTCGGTCTCGGCGCCGGGTGGCACGAACCCGAGTACGACGCCTACGGCTGGGAGTACCGGGGCGGCTTCGAGCGCCTGATGCGCCTCGACGAGTCCATCCGCCTGATGAAGCGCATGTGGGAGGCCGGCGGCGAGGGTGCGAGTTTCGACGGCGACCACTATCAGATAGAGAATGCCCCCTGCGCGCCCCCGCCGGTGCAGGACCCCCATCCGCCCATCCTCGTCGGCGGACAGGGCGAGGAGGTGACGCTCAAACTCGTCGCCAAGCATGCCGACGTGTGGAACACGGACGTCTTCAACGGCGACGTCGACACGTTGGAGCACAAAATCGGCGTCATCGAGGGCCACTGCGAGACGGTCGGTCGCGACCCCGACGACATCGAGTACTCGTGGGACGGGCACGTTATCTGCACGCGCGACGAGGAGACGCGCGACGAACTGCTCGACCTGATGCTCCCCATCCAGTTCGAAGAGGAGTACCAGGACCAAGCGCCCATCGAGACCATCGAGGACGCCCGCGAGTACTTCGTCGTGGGCACGCCCGAGGAGTGCGCCGAGGCCATCCAGCGGCGTATCGACGTCGGCGTGACGAAGTTCCAGGGCTGGTTCCTCGACTTCCCGGCGACGGACGGGATGGAGTTGTTCGCCGACGAAGTGATACCCGAGTTCCGGTAG
- a CDS encoding family 78 glycoside hydrolase catalytic domain, giving the protein MVTHDGATHRHLPTGLRVEYEESPENVDPTETPRFAWRGGTDRRGGKQRAYRVVVGRDRSAVEAGRGGTWDSGRVDDGRATNVAYDGPQLDSDATYHWSVKLWTDAGETGWADPARFSTALEPEDWRGEWISHQPEGGDSNGWRSQWRDERWDGEEWVQVDLGERRSIDTVGLHPAEPVDIMRTPDDTVVTMSWRENPLAGFGFPDGYRIEVSDSPDFENATVVSDPSDSKSVVTQGEGRNAGNETVSSATHDHLDVDGRYVRVTATDLFEISPLVESPFREDDSAERTVQSENAWRCFALAGLTVRDLNGNELARDGAVEASSTVESGTWGRGHLVNGHTRSTVGSTSPLLRTELTLDKPVRSARIHVAAVGYGELYVNGEKVGDGVLDPAWTDYERRVLYSSHDVTDRLTEGENALGLWLGRGWFSKTHAYWVNDGSPRGRATLSVEFEDGTERRLATDGSWRAAASPIRENDIYNGERYDARREFDGWASPAFDDDSWDGAAVVDAPGGTLRPERIQSMGVVDAFEVQEVHDHPNGPILDFGQNLTGWLELTVRDPDAGDEVTLRHAEALTEDGDLSTTDLRTADATDTYLARGDATETYEPRFTYHGFRYAQVSGYPGDLDSSDVTAKAVHTAMDRRGEFACSNDDLNQLQHNSVWGLRSNTHSIPEDCPQRDERFGWTGDAHISTRSLLFNFDAVRFDEKWARDHDDAASPMGYVPDVIPNKNQEDPADPTWSITRVMIPWYLYLHDGNERLLREQYEGMRDYLDYWYDVSEDGIVTDEYGKFGDWLTFENADGRRGLPHDLYNTAFCYQVTDTFAKIADVVGSEADAENYRERAEHIKTRFNDRFFDAEENVYGPGTQSSYAVPLFLGMVPESAVDAVASNLAEKVRSDGRKLKTGFLGTRPLIHTLANHGYDELAYDVVSQPEQPGWVYMARNGATTMWERWNSDESVGSGMNSLNHSPYTHVSEFFYEVLAGIKLGDEPVTDHVTVEPSLVDDLEWVSASVDTSAGELAVEWEREEESYELDVTVPWNGSATVRLPDAAGASVTESGDDVTEGAPDGVSAVERDGDDVVLDVGAGSYSFSVAE; this is encoded by the coding sequence ATGGTCACACACGACGGGGCAACACATCGACACCTTCCGACGGGCCTTCGCGTCGAGTACGAAGAATCGCCGGAGAACGTCGACCCGACGGAGACGCCGCGGTTCGCCTGGCGGGGTGGGACCGACCGACGCGGAGGGAAACAGCGCGCCTACCGAGTGGTCGTCGGCCGCGACCGCTCGGCCGTCGAAGCGGGCCGAGGCGGCACGTGGGACTCCGGCCGCGTCGACGACGGGCGGGCGACGAACGTCGCCTACGACGGACCGCAGTTGGACTCCGACGCGACGTACCACTGGTCGGTGAAGCTCTGGACCGACGCCGGAGAGACCGGGTGGGCGGACCCCGCGCGGTTCTCGACGGCCCTCGAACCCGAAGACTGGCGCGGCGAGTGGATCAGTCACCAACCCGAAGGGGGAGACTCGAACGGGTGGCGAAGTCAGTGGCGAGACGAGAGATGGGACGGCGAGGAGTGGGTACAGGTCGACCTCGGAGAGCGTCGTTCGATCGACACCGTCGGTCTTCACCCCGCCGAACCCGTCGACATCATGCGGACGCCGGACGACACCGTCGTGACGATGTCGTGGCGGGAGAACCCGCTCGCCGGGTTCGGGTTCCCGGACGGCTACCGTATCGAGGTGAGCGACTCGCCCGACTTCGAGAACGCGACGGTCGTCAGCGACCCGTCGGACTCCAAGAGCGTCGTCACCCAAGGTGAGGGACGAAACGCGGGAAACGAGACAGTGTCCTCGGCGACGCACGACCACCTCGACGTCGACGGTCGGTACGTCCGGGTGACCGCGACGGACCTCTTCGAGATCAGTCCGCTGGTCGAGTCGCCGTTTCGGGAAGATGATTCTGCAGAGCGCACAGTGCAGTCCGAGAACGCCTGGCGGTGCTTCGCCCTCGCGGGGCTCACGGTCCGTGACTTGAACGGGAACGAACTCGCGCGCGACGGCGCCGTCGAGGCGTCCTCGACGGTCGAGTCCGGCACGTGGGGTCGCGGACATCTCGTCAACGGTCACACGCGCTCGACCGTCGGGTCGACCTCCCCGCTGCTCCGGACCGAACTCACGCTCGACAAACCGGTTCGGTCCGCGCGCATCCACGTCGCGGCGGTCGGCTACGGCGAACTCTACGTGAACGGCGAGAAGGTCGGCGACGGCGTCCTCGACCCCGCCTGGACCGACTACGAGCGGCGGGTGCTCTACTCCAGCCACGACGTCACCGACCGACTCACGGAGGGTGAGAACGCCCTCGGTCTGTGGCTCGGGCGCGGGTGGTTCTCGAAGACGCACGCCTACTGGGTGAACGACGGCTCTCCGCGGGGTCGGGCCACGCTCTCTGTTGAGTTCGAGGACGGAACCGAACGGCGCCTCGCCACCGACGGCAGTTGGCGGGCGGCCGCGAGCCCCATCCGAGAGAACGACATCTACAACGGCGAGCGGTACGACGCGAGACGCGAATTCGACGGGTGGGCCTCGCCGGCGTTCGACGACGATTCTTGGGACGGTGCGGCGGTGGTCGACGCCCCCGGCGGGACGCTGCGTCCGGAGCGCATCCAATCGATGGGCGTCGTCGACGCGTTCGAGGTCCAGGAGGTCCACGACCATCCGAACGGACCCATCCTCGACTTCGGCCAGAACCTCACCGGGTGGCTCGAACTCACCGTCCGCGACCCGGACGCCGGCGACGAGGTGACGCTCAGACACGCCGAGGCGCTCACCGAGGACGGCGACCTCTCGACGACGGACCTCCGCACCGCGGACGCGACGGACACCTACCTCGCCCGCGGCGACGCGACGGAGACGTACGAACCGCGGTTCACCTACCACGGCTTCCGGTACGCGCAGGTGAGCGGCTACCCCGGCGACCTCGACTCGAGCGACGTGACGGCGAAGGCCGTCCACACGGCGATGGACCGACGCGGGGAGTTCGCCTGCTCGAACGACGACCTGAACCAACTCCAGCACAACTCGGTGTGGGGCCTCCGGAGCAACACCCACTCCATCCCGGAGGACTGCCCGCAACGGGACGAGCGGTTCGGCTGGACCGGCGACGCGCACATCTCGACGCGGTCGCTGCTGTTCAACTTCGACGCCGTCCGGTTCGACGAGAAGTGGGCGCGAGACCACGACGACGCGGCGTCTCCGATGGGCTACGTCCCCGACGTCATCCCGAACAAGAACCAGGAGGACCCCGCCGACCCCACGTGGTCGATAACGCGCGTGATGATTCCGTGGTATCTCTACCTCCACGACGGGAACGAGCGACTGCTCCGCGAGCAGTACGAGGGGATGCGCGATTACCTCGACTACTGGTACGACGTGAGCGAGGACGGCATCGTCACCGACGAGTACGGGAAGTTCGGCGACTGGCTGACGTTCGAGAACGCCGACGGCCGGCGTGGACTCCCGCACGACCTCTACAACACCGCGTTCTGCTATCAGGTGACGGATACGTTCGCGAAGATTGCCGACGTCGTCGGCAGCGAGGCGGACGCGGAGAACTACCGCGAACGCGCCGAACACATCAAGACCCGGTTCAACGACCGGTTCTTCGACGCCGAGGAGAACGTCTACGGGCCGGGGACGCAGTCGTCGTACGCCGTCCCCCTGTTCCTCGGGATGGTCCCCGAGTCGGCCGTCGACGCCGTCGCGTCGAACCTCGCGGAGAAGGTGCGCTCGGACGGACGAAAGCTGAAGACCGGATTCCTCGGGACGCGACCTCTGATCCACACGCTCGCCAACCACGGCTACGACGAACTCGCCTACGACGTGGTGAGCCAACCCGAACAGCCGGGGTGGGTGTACATGGCGCGCAACGGCGCGACGACGATGTGGGAGCGGTGGAACTCCGACGAGAGCGTCGGGTCGGGGATGAACTCGCTGAACCACTCGCCGTACACGCACGTCTCGGAGTTCTTCTACGAGGTCCTGGCGGGCATCAAACTGGGCGACGAACCCGTCACCGACCACGTGACCGTCGAACCGTCGCTGGTCGACGACTTGGAGTGGGTCTCCGCGAGCGTCGACACGTCGGCCGGCGAGTTGGCCGTCGAGTGGGAACGCGAGGAGGAGAGCTACGAACTCGACGTAACGGTGCCGTGGAACGGGAGTGCGACCGTTCGGCTTCCGGACGCCGCCGGCGCGTCGGTGACGGAGTCGGGTGACGACGTCACCGAGGGCGCTCCCGACGGGGTCTCCGCCGTCGAACGGGACGGCGACGACGTGGTCCTCGACGTCGGCGCCGGGTCGTACTCCTTCTCAGTCGCCGAATAA
- a CDS encoding beta-glucosidase, whose translation MTNPSGRVEELVGALTREEKVSLVHGAVDPERTATGYLPGVERLDIPELKLVDGPLGVRVPGQTATAFPAAIALAATFDSELAGRQGVAMGREAKARGQDSILGPGLNLIRVPHCGRNFEYYSEDPVLTADFAATAVEGIQSEDVIATPKHYVANNQETKRLRVSAEMSERTLRELYLPGFRAAVEAGAGSVMTSYNRVNGTHMSDHRRLLTDVLKEEWGFDGYVVSDWFGTNSVAGSANAGLDLEMPGITFEELKDAFQMDPDTDLFEDADGEALPGPDAKAGLFAASLEEAVESGEVPESRLDDMVTRILRQMERVSLLDGERDDGAVDTPEHRSLAETIAARATVLLENDGVLPLDANADVAILGPGAEDAMLGGGGSSEVESARETPTLDGIRARSEGTVEYAQGVARIRTPSFFDHESEEEPETGDDEPSLDEAVERAAEADVAVVVVRDANSEAEDRESLRLPGEQDELVEAVAAANDRTIVLVQSGGPVEMPWREDVAAVAVTWYPGQADGDAAAAVLYGDADAAGRLPVTFAPEGSYPANTEERFPGVDYKADYDEGVFVGYRHFDAAEEKPTYPFGHGLSYAEFAYGDAEMAGESTVEVEVENVSDRDGREVVQAYVAAPAVDGVDRPERELAGYAAVELAAGESTTVSVSLDELAFRRYDEDEDEDGGWTTDDGEYAVEVGRSSRDIRTRTSVMR comes from the coding sequence ATGACGAACCCCAGCGGACGCGTGGAAGAGTTGGTCGGCGCGCTCACGCGCGAGGAGAAGGTGAGCCTCGTTCACGGCGCCGTGGACCCCGAACGAACCGCGACGGGATACCTACCGGGCGTCGAACGGCTGGACATACCCGAACTGAAACTGGTCGACGGCCCCCTCGGCGTTCGCGTTCCCGGTCAGACCGCGACGGCGTTTCCGGCCGCTATCGCCCTCGCGGCGACGTTCGATTCCGAACTCGCCGGACGCCAGGGCGTCGCGATGGGCCGCGAGGCGAAGGCGCGAGGACAGGACTCGATACTCGGTCCCGGCCTGAACCTGATTCGCGTCCCCCACTGCGGGCGGAACTTCGAGTACTACTCGGAAGACCCCGTGCTGACCGCCGACTTCGCCGCGACCGCGGTGGAGGGCATCCAGTCCGAGGACGTCATCGCGACGCCGAAGCACTACGTCGCCAACAATCAGGAGACGAAACGACTCCGCGTCAGCGCCGAGATGAGCGAGCGGACGCTCCGAGAACTCTATCTCCCCGGCTTCCGGGCGGCCGTCGAGGCAGGCGCGGGGTCGGTGATGACCTCGTACAACCGCGTCAACGGGACGCACATGAGCGACCACCGCCGCCTGCTCACCGACGTCCTCAAAGAGGAGTGGGGCTTCGACGGCTACGTCGTCTCCGATTGGTTCGGGACGAACAGCGTCGCCGGGTCGGCGAACGCCGGTCTCGACCTGGAGATGCCGGGCATCACCTTCGAGGAGTTGAAGGACGCCTTCCAGATGGATCCCGACACCGACCTGTTCGAAGACGCCGACGGGGAGGCGCTTCCGGGCCCCGACGCAAAGGCGGGGCTGTTCGCCGCCTCACTGGAGGAGGCCGTCGAGTCGGGCGAGGTTCCGGAGTCCCGCCTCGACGACATGGTGACGCGCATCCTGCGACAGATGGAGCGCGTGAGCCTCTTAGACGGTGAACGCGACGACGGCGCCGTCGACACGCCCGAACACCGGTCGCTCGCCGAGACCATCGCCGCGCGGGCGACCGTCCTCTTGGAGAACGACGGCGTCCTCCCGCTCGACGCCAACGCGGACGTGGCCATCCTCGGTCCAGGCGCCGAAGACGCGATGCTCGGCGGCGGCGGGTCCTCGGAAGTCGAATCGGCGCGCGAGACGCCGACGCTCGACGGGATTCGAGCGCGCTCGGAGGGCACCGTCGAGTACGCACAGGGCGTCGCGAGGATACGGACGCCGTCGTTCTTCGACCACGAGTCGGAGGAGGAACCCGAGACCGGAGACGACGAACCGAGTCTCGACGAGGCCGTCGAACGCGCCGCCGAGGCGGACGTCGCCGTCGTCGTCGTCCGGGACGCGAACTCCGAGGCCGAGGACCGCGAGAGCCTCCGTCTACCCGGCGAGCAGGACGAACTGGTCGAAGCGGTCGCCGCGGCGAACGACCGGACGATCGTCCTCGTCCAGTCCGGCGGCCCCGTCGAGATGCCGTGGCGCGAGGACGTCGCCGCCGTCGCGGTGACGTGGTACCCCGGACAGGCCGACGGCGACGCCGCCGCGGCGGTGCTGTACGGCGACGCCGACGCCGCGGGTCGCCTCCCGGTGACGTTCGCGCCCGAGGGGTCGTACCCGGCGAACACCGAGGAGCGGTTCCCCGGCGTCGACTACAAAGCGGACTACGACGAGGGCGTGTTCGTCGGCTACCGCCACTTCGACGCCGCCGAGGAGAAACCGACGTACCCGTTCGGCCACGGTCTCTCCTACGCGGAGTTCGCGTACGGCGACGCCGAGATGGCCGGAGAGTCGACGGTCGAGGTCGAGGTGGAGAACGTCTCCGACCGCGACGGCCGCGAAGTCGTGCAGGCGTACGTCGCGGCACCGGCCGTCGACGGCGTCGACAGACCCGAACGCGAACTCGCGGGCTACGCCGCCGTGGAACTCGCCGCGGGCGAGTCGACGACGGTGAGCGTCTCGCTGGACGAACTGGCGTTCCGCCGCTACGACGAGGATGAGGACGAAGACGGGGGCTGGACGACCGACGACGGGGAGTACGCCGTCGAGGTCGGTCGGTCCTCGCGCGATATCCGGACGCGGACGAGCGTCATGCGGTAA
- a CDS encoding IclR family transcriptional regulator, translated as MAGTAPIKAVKVSFELIELLRELDGAGVSEVAQRLDKPTSTVHDHLRTLEREEYLIKEGDTYHVSTRFLQLGDQARSRKKVFKIARPEINQLAQTSGEHANLMIEEHGMGVFLYRSRGPDAVQLDTHAGMRVPLQTTALGKTIMANRPREEVEAILDRHGLPQVTDSTITDREELFEVLEEVRARGYAYDDEERVKGMRCVAAPITDEEGYAIAAVSVSGPKSRMREQRFTEEVPEQILRSANVVEVNLTYS; from the coding sequence ATGGCAGGCACGGCACCCATCAAGGCGGTCAAAGTCTCCTTCGAGCTCATCGAACTCCTGCGGGAGCTCGACGGGGCGGGCGTCTCGGAGGTCGCACAGCGACTCGACAAGCCGACGAGCACCGTGCACGACCACCTCCGCACGCTCGAACGGGAGGAGTATCTCATCAAGGAGGGTGACACCTACCACGTCAGCACGCGTTTTCTCCAGTTGGGCGACCAAGCGCGCTCGCGCAAGAAGGTATTCAAGATAGCCCGCCCGGAGATAAACCAACTCGCGCAGACCTCCGGCGAACACGCGAATCTGATGATCGAAGAGCACGGGATGGGCGTGTTCCTCTACCGCTCTCGCGGCCCCGACGCCGTCCAGTTGGACACGCACGCCGGGATGCGCGTCCCCCTCCAGACGACGGCGCTCGGCAAGACCATCATGGCCAACCGACCGCGCGAGGAGGTGGAGGCGATACTCGACAGACACGGCCTGCCGCAGGTCACCGACAGCACGATAACCGACAGAGAGGAACTGTTCGAGGTCTTAGAGGAGGTCCGAGCGCGCGGGTACGCCTACGACGACGAGGAACGCGTCAAGGGAATGCGCTGCGTCGCCGCGCCGATAACCGACGAGGAGGGGTACGCCATCGCGGCCGTCAGCGTCTCCGGACCCAAGAGCCGGATGCGCGAGCAGCGTTTCACCGAAGAGGTCCCCGAGCAGATTCTCCGGAGCGCGAACGTCGTCGAGGTGAACCTCACCTACTCCTGA
- the rhcF gene encoding 2,4-diketo-3-deoxy-L-rhamnonate hydrolase (part of the rhamnose catabolism pathway) codes for MQLVRYTNGGAPQWGVRRDDDIVPLAGLREEVSYENLTSPGFLRLVEDAVEAAEDEAIPASEAKFLAPVPRPGKIVCVGLNYHDHAEEQDEEIPERPLLFGKSDTSVTNPEDPIVHPADVDQVDYEVELGIVMGRTAKHVSAEDASEYVAGYTAVNDVSARDAQFEDEQFFRGKSYDTFAPMGPTLVPEGELNPNELDVACRVNGETKQESNTEEFIFDVGEVVEYISGITTLRPGDVISTGTPGGVGIFRDPPELLEPGDSVEIEVEGIGTLTNPVVAERE; via the coding sequence ATGCAACTCGTCCGATACACGAACGGCGGCGCACCGCAGTGGGGCGTCCGCCGCGACGACGACATTGTACCGCTGGCCGGACTCCGAGAGGAGGTTTCCTACGAGAACCTCACAAGTCCCGGCTTCCTCCGCCTCGTCGAGGACGCCGTCGAGGCCGCCGAGGACGAGGCGATTCCGGCGTCAGAAGCGAAATTCCTCGCGCCGGTCCCGCGTCCGGGGAAAATCGTCTGCGTCGGCCTCAACTACCACGACCACGCCGAAGAGCAGGACGAAGAGATACCCGAGCGACCGCTTCTGTTCGGGAAATCCGATACGTCGGTGACGAACCCCGAGGACCCCATCGTCCACCCCGCCGACGTCGACCAGGTCGACTACGAAGTCGAGTTGGGTATCGTGATGGGCCGGACGGCCAAACACGTCTCCGCGGAGGACGCCTCCGAGTACGTCGCCGGCTACACCGCCGTGAACGACGTGAGCGCACGCGACGCCCAGTTCGAGGACGAGCAGTTCTTCCGCGGGAAGAGCTACGACACGTTTGCCCCCATGGGGCCGACGCTGGTGCCCGAGGGCGAGTTGAACCCGAACGAACTCGACGTGGCCTGCCGCGTCAACGGCGAGACGAAACAGGAGTCGAACACCGAGGAGTTCATCTTCGACGTGGGAGAGGTCGTCGAGTACATCAGCGGAATCACGACGCTGCGACCCGGCGACGTCATCTCGACGGGAACGCCCGGCGGCGTCGGCATCTTCCGCGACCCGCCCGAACTGCTCGAACCCGGCGACTCCGTCGAAATCGAAGTCGAGGGCATCGGGACGCTGACGAACCCCGTCGTCGCCGAACGAGAGTAA
- a CDS encoding SDR family NAD(P)-dependent oxidoreductase: MTTQTDDRLSDRHVVVTGGAQGIGRGIAVRCARAGADVTVFDTKPDVAAETASLVRETGSEAAVYEVDVTDESAVEAAVQSATDELGPICGLVNNAGIQRAIPLLETSEAEWDAHFDVNAKGTFLVSKAVAVSMVDNGVAGSIVNVSSVGAERPFPGQGAYGASKAAVLAFTSVLAKELSDHGITVNAVKPGTVETPMVEAWLDEHAEQSEKTREEVLADALDDHVLDRMGRPEEVGHVVALLLSAEGEWMTGESIAVDGGYLSK; this comes from the coding sequence ATGACGACGCAGACAGACGACCGTCTGAGCGACAGACACGTGGTCGTGACCGGCGGCGCGCAGGGTATCGGACGCGGCATCGCGGTTCGCTGCGCCCGCGCCGGCGCGGACGTGACCGTCTTCGACACGAAACCGGACGTCGCAGCGGAGACCGCCTCGCTCGTCCGCGAGACGGGGTCCGAGGCGGCAGTGTACGAGGTGGACGTGACGGACGAATCGGCCGTCGAGGCCGCCGTCCAATCGGCGACGGACGAACTCGGCCCGATATGCGGCCTCGTGAACAACGCGGGTATCCAGCGAGCGATTCCCCTCTTGGAGACGAGCGAGGCCGAGTGGGACGCACACTTCGACGTGAACGCCAAGGGGACGTTTCTCGTCTCGAAGGCCGTCGCCGTCTCGATGGTCGACAACGGCGTCGCCGGGAGCATCGTGAACGTTTCCTCGGTGGGCGCGGAGCGTCCGTTCCCCGGACAGGGCGCGTACGGCGCCTCGAAGGCCGCCGTGCTGGCGTTCACGTCCGTTCTGGCGAAGGAACTGAGCGACCACGGAATCACCGTCAACGCCGTCAAACCGGGGACCGTCGAGACGCCGATGGTCGAAGCGTGGCTCGACGAACACGCCGAACAGTCCGAGAAGACCCGCGAGGAGGTGCTCGCCGACGCCCTCGACGACCACGTGCTCGACCGGATGGGCCGTCCCGAGGAGGTCGGACACGTCGTCGCCCTTCTCCTCTCGGCGGAGGGCGAGTGGATGACGGGCGAGTCCATCGCCGTCGACGGTGGGTATCTCAGCAAGTGA